Proteins from one Cryptomeria japonica chromosome 4, Sugi_1.0, whole genome shotgun sequence genomic window:
- the LOC131032180 gene encoding ATP-citrate synthase beta chain protein 1, whose translation MATGQLFSRTTQALFYNYKQLPIQRMLDFDFLCGRETPSVAGIINPGSEGFQKLFFGQEEIAIPVHSAIDAACTAHPTADVFINFASYRSAYASSMSALKQPTIRVVAIIAEGVPEGDAKQLIAYARANNKVIIGPATVGGIQAGAFKIGDTAGTIDNIIQCKLYRPGCVGFVSKSGGMSNEMYNTIARVTDGIYEGIAIGGDVFPGSTLSDHVLRFNNIPQIKMMVVLGELGGRDEYSLVEALKQGKVQKPVVAWVSGTCARLFKSEVQFGHAGAKSGGDLESAQGKNQALREAGAIVPSSYEGLEDAVKKTFESLVEQGMIGQTHEFKPPQIPEDLKTAIKSGKVRAPTHVISTICDDRGEEPTYSGVPMSTIVEKGYGVGDVISLLWFKRSLPRYCTKFIEICIMLCADHGPCVSGAHNTIVTARAGKDLVSSLVSGLLTIGPRFGGAIDDAARYFKDAYDKGLSPYEFVEGMKKKGIRVPGIGHRIKRGDNRDKRVELLQLYARTNFPAVKYMDYAVQVETYTLSKANNLVLNVDGAIGSLFLDLLVVSGMFNQQEIDEIVEIGYLNGLFVLARSIGLIGHTFDQKRLKQPLYRHPWEDVLYTK comes from the exons ATGGCAACAGGGCAGCTTTTCTCTCGCACAACTCAGGCATTATTTTACAACTACAAACAGCTTCCTATCCAGCGCATGCTGGATTTTGACTTCCTCTGTG GCAGAGAGACCCCATCTGTTGCTGGAATCATTAATCCTGGTTCTGAAGGATTTCAGAAACTCTTCTTTGGGCAGGAGGAAATTGCCATACCTGTTCATTCAGC CATTGATGCCGCATGCACAGCCCATCCAACAGCTGATGTCTTCATTAATTTTGCATCTTATAGAAG TGCATATGCATCTTCCATGTCTGCCCTGAAGCAGCCAACAATTAGAGTAGTAGCTATAATAGCTGAGGGTGTTCCAGAAGGAGATGCTAAGCAGTTAATTGCTTATGCACGAGCTAATAATAAG GTTATCATTGGACCTGCTACTGTAGGTGGAATTCAGGCTGGGGCATTTAAAATTGGTGATACAGCGGGCACCATTGACAATATCATTCAGTGCAAGCTGTACAGGCCAGGATGTGTTGGATTTGTCTCCAAATCT GGGGGAATGTCAAATGAAATGTATAATACAATTGCACGTGTTACTGATGGGATATATGAAG GTATTGCAATTGGTGGGGATGTGTTTCCTGGTTCAACATTGTCTGATCATGTTTTGCGGTTTAACAATATTCCACAG ATTAAAATGATGGTTGTACTTGGGGAACTTGGTGGTAGAGATGAGTATTCTCTAGTTGAAGCCTTAAAACAAGGGAAGGTGCAAAAGCCAGTTGTTGCTTGGGTTAGCGGCACCTGTGCACGCCTCTTCAAGTCTGAAGTACAATTTGGCCACGCA GGTGCAAAAAGTGGAGGTGACCTTGAGTCTGCACAAGGAAAAAATCAAGCACTAAGAGAAGCAGGTGCAATTGTTCCCAGCTCTTATGAAGGATTGGAAGATGCTGTAAAGAAGACATTTGAATCTCTT GTTGAGCAAGGAATGATTGGTCAAACTCATGAATTTAAGCCTCCTCAAATACCCGAGGACCTGAAAACAGCAATTAAGAGTGGCAAAGTCAGGGCACCAACTCATGTTATTTCCACCATCTGTGATGACAGAG GCGAGGAACCAACGTACTCGGGTGTACCCATGTCAACTATTGTAGAGAAAGGTTATGGTGTGGGTGATGTTATCTCACTATTATGGTTCAAACGCAGTCTTCCACGATATTGTACAAAATTCATTGAG ATATGCATCATGCTTTGTGCTGACCACGGGCCTTGTGTATCTGGTGCACATAATACAATTGTAACAGCAAGAGCAGGGAAGGATTTGGTCTCAAGTCTCGTGTCAG GTCTCCTGACTATTGGCCCAAGATTTGGTGGGGCTATTGATGATGCTGCAAGATACTTTAAAGATGCATATGACAAG GGTTTATCGCCTTATGAATTTGTTGAAGGGATGAAGAAGAAAGGTATTCGTGTGCCAGGGATTGGTCACAG AATCAAGAGAGGCGACAACCGTGACAAAAGAGTAGAGCTCCTCCAATTATATGCACGTACAAATTTTCCTGCTGTGAAGTATATGGATTATGCTGTACAAGTGGAAACCTACACTCTTTCCAAAGCAAACAATCTCGTCCTCAATGTTGATGGTGCAATAGGGTCTCTTTTCTTGGACCTTCTCGTTGTTAGTGGAATGTTTAACCAACAAGAGATTGATGAGATTGTGGAGATTGGTTATTTGAATGGTCTCTTTGTACTTGcacgatcaattggtttgattgg